One window of the Shewanella litorisediminis genome contains the following:
- a CDS encoding OmcA/MtrC family decaheme c-type cytochrome, whose protein sequence is MKHYKHRIWMTPLLGALLLSGCGSDGKDGEDGAPGEVGLSLADTKDIAVKIDLVTIDAGKVVVNFSLTNKNGVAITDLDTYAGVDTLGVGIAKLVPQSGKGFKTPQWVSYINRVVEPVAEHIPAGFEDKAGPQIQASIESSCRQDCIEKTGNGSYSYTFSQNIGSLDPIDGLDLGYDASLTHRISLELRIDSNTGKLVNTHYDFVPATGQAASPDETRLVENLQESCLRCHSSDYGHAWAPKLIFHGSRRFDTPNCQVCHTSYAADPETGAPLDFGYMLHQIHRGKYFMVGYRGSVHDFSEVTFPADAYDCRVCHQEGDNRPLDAGNFRHHRALACGSCHVDSTDPATIKAEMHAKYQPDHACSTCHADQGMEGAGHHFTDAIAKDNMRLDYRAALVADSVSLEGGMLKFAVSFKDSKGTAQPSPNADPRIKYSTLYLGFGNEQDFTAGHTNVNLLNLTPVSGSDGVFQYENAFSLTVDPGLPSSAFITTNMCVDRDTLAGVACGSGTDEAINPSVIPGPAVVFNLQGDSGLGARRSVVKNSTCDNCHDNKYLAKFESKMAHSGRRSNFEGECQTCHNPSYNNAGRKEIQNHIDFKVRIHAHHAGKRTGEDPITFPEHYGNCASCHEKGSLSLSGLAKVPATPATDGNGNEVEFSPIASACISCHGPKDSLLAHVRANGGVASDPRGSYQPGSETCAVCHGEGKAAGVDIIHPVRYK, encoded by the coding sequence ATGAAGCATTACAAACACAGGATTTGGATGACACCGCTTCTTGGCGCCTTGCTGCTGTCTGGCTGCGGAAGTGATGGCAAAGATGGGGAAGATGGCGCCCCCGGTGAAGTGGGCTTATCCCTCGCTGATACCAAAGACATAGCCGTGAAGATAGATCTAGTAACTATCGATGCCGGCAAGGTGGTGGTGAATTTCAGCCTGACCAATAAAAACGGAGTAGCTATTACCGACTTGGATACCTACGCAGGGGTCGATACTCTGGGAGTGGGAATTGCCAAGTTAGTGCCACAAAGCGGCAAAGGTTTTAAAACGCCCCAATGGGTCAGCTACATCAACCGGGTAGTGGAACCGGTGGCCGAGCACATTCCGGCGGGTTTCGAGGATAAGGCAGGGCCTCAAATTCAAGCCAGCATCGAGAGCAGTTGCCGTCAGGACTGTATCGAAAAAACCGGCAATGGCAGCTACAGCTATACCTTCAGCCAAAATATCGGCTCACTGGACCCCATCGACGGCTTGGATCTGGGCTACGATGCCAGCCTCACTCACAGGATAAGCCTCGAACTCCGCATCGATAGCAACACAGGTAAACTGGTAAACACCCACTACGATTTCGTCCCGGCGACCGGCCAGGCCGCGAGCCCGGATGAAACCCGTTTGGTGGAAAATCTGCAGGAATCCTGCTTGCGCTGCCACAGCAGTGACTATGGACACGCCTGGGCGCCCAAACTGATTTTCCATGGCAGTCGCCGCTTCGATACCCCCAATTGTCAGGTATGCCACACCAGTTACGCCGCCGATCCCGAGACGGGCGCACCGCTGGACTTTGGCTACATGCTGCACCAAATCCACAGGGGCAAGTATTTCATGGTGGGATACCGTGGCAGCGTACATGATTTCTCTGAGGTCACCTTCCCCGCCGATGCCTACGATTGCCGCGTCTGCCACCAGGAAGGCGATAACCGGCCATTGGATGCGGGTAACTTCCGTCATCACAGGGCGCTTGCCTGCGGCTCCTGCCACGTGGACAGCACAGATCCGGCCACCATTAAGGCCGAAATGCATGCCAAGTATCAGCCAGACCACGCCTGCAGTACCTGTCACGCAGACCAGGGCATGGAAGGCGCCGGACATCACTTCACCGACGCCATTGCCAAGGACAATATGCGTCTGGATTATCGTGCCGCACTGGTGGCCGACTCAGTGAGTCTGGAAGGCGGCATGCTTAAGTTTGCGGTCAGCTTCAAAGACAGCAAGGGTACAGCCCAGCCAAGCCCGAATGCCGACCCCAGAATCAAGTACAGCACCCTGTACTTAGGTTTTGGCAACGAGCAGGACTTCACCGCTGGCCACACCAACGTGAACCTGTTAAACCTCACCCCGGTCTCAGGCAGCGACGGAGTATTCCAATACGAAAACGCCTTCAGCCTGACGGTAGACCCAGGGCTGCCGTCTTCGGCCTTCATCACCACCAATATGTGTGTTGATAGAGACACCCTAGCTGGTGTGGCCTGTGGCAGTGGCACCGATGAAGCGATAAACCCATCGGTGATCCCGGGACCTGCGGTAGTCTTTAACCTTCAGGGCGATAGCGGACTGGGCGCACGCCGCAGTGTGGTGAAAAACAGTACCTGCGACAATTGCCACGACAATAAGTACCTGGCTAAATTCGAAAGCAAAATGGCCCATAGTGGCCGTCGCAGTAACTTCGAAGGCGAGTGCCAGACCTGCCATAACCCGTCGTACAATAATGCGGGCCGCAAGGAGATCCAAAATCACATCGACTTCAAGGTGCGTATTCACGCCCACCACGCCGGAAAGCGAACGGGTGAAGATCCCATTACCTTCCCTGAACACTATGGCAATTGCGCCAGTTGTCACGAAAAAGGCAGCCTGAGTCTGAGCGGCCTTGCCAAGGTGCCGGCCACACCGGCAACCGATGGCAATGGTAATGAAGTCGAGTTCTCCCCTATCGCTTCTGCCTGTATCAGTTGCCATGGACCAAAGGACTCGTTGTTGGCCCACGTGCGCGCCAATGGCGGTGTAGCATCGGATCCGAGAGGCAGTTATCAGCCGGGCAGTGAAACCTGCGCCGTCTGCCACGGCGAGGGCAAAGCGGCCGGAGTCGATATAATTCACCCGGTTCGTTACAAATAG
- a CDS encoding OmcA/MtrC family decaheme c-type cytochrome: MKNHNKSNLLRTALSTALLAAMLGGCGSDGKDGSDGPDGGTGVHIKSATSLSAKIIDARIEDGRVSVDFSLENANGVAVYGLESFDEINTLGFGIAKLDALQKRDLKGGDAKSSRKGTKPSQWTSYINNLKDPNPAHVPAGFEALARPQIQPGIESSCKVDCIEVLDSGLYRFTFPKALADYPQIDGLNTEFNPELTHRITLELKPTSVVSNATLVNSHYDFIPATGMAAEAEASRELVALQESCIRCHNDDYETASAPKLLMHGAKRTNIENCVVCHTSYAGDPETFATLDFGAMLHRIHQGTYKMVGYGGSIHDYSKVTFPGGESCQSCHIQGEDAPAQASHFGFHRQEACASCHMGEFNVVDQAAWLTPPDGQKDRGFVGNYFHYYATPETDGIKGADVRAVFDAGNCAGCHADTSNPLGSAIFHTSVDNAKTSIRDSYAFSLDNGQFAMLDGKGSLTVTLNWPGEQAPDTDAAVKSLWLVAAAFDGNYQIGYGSSSFGSHPGRFSVDLANYTKYINATIEKSGNGSQIQYRISGLSHANINAIQQGTLSAKLYVCADKASGVAVACDDEQTDITEVVIAPKRASFSLSGDAIDGPVAVVSADKCADCHDTQADFSKAHSRTRATGSPDAGCSSCHTSEPNTAVHLDDGSCVSCHNDSLTAGNSSGHSASRAKAFSRGFDFKVMAHQIHANTRSGRFGNYTTDISFPGNVADCAVCHDKGQIKLDSLAIKKAFLAADGEYSPTVAACASCHAPTLAGNEAAVNHFLQNGGVYQGTQGSYTGGESCAACHSARKTFGFDKVHPVSF; this comes from the coding sequence ATGAAAAACCATAATAAAAGCAATCTGCTTCGCACCGCGCTGAGCACAGCTTTGCTGGCAGCAATGCTGGGTGGCTGTGGCAGCGATGGCAAAGACGGCAGTGATGGCCCGGATGGTGGCACAGGCGTGCATATCAAGTCCGCCACCAGTCTGAGCGCCAAAATTATCGATGCCCGAATTGAAGATGGCCGGGTGAGTGTCGACTTCAGTCTGGAAAACGCCAATGGCGTTGCCGTTTACGGCCTGGAATCCTTCGATGAAATCAACACCCTGGGTTTTGGTATCGCCAAACTGGATGCGCTTCAGAAGCGTGACCTTAAGGGCGGCGACGCCAAGTCCAGCCGTAAAGGCACCAAGCCCAGCCAGTGGACCAGCTACATCAATAACCTCAAAGATCCCAACCCTGCCCACGTACCGGCAGGCTTTGAAGCGCTGGCACGACCACAGATCCAGCCGGGTATTGAAAGCAGTTGTAAAGTAGACTGTATCGAAGTACTGGATTCGGGCCTGTACCGTTTCACCTTCCCCAAGGCCCTCGCCGATTATCCGCAAATCGATGGTCTGAATACAGAATTCAACCCTGAGCTGACCCACAGGATCACTCTGGAGTTAAAGCCAACCTCGGTGGTGAGTAATGCGACTCTGGTGAACAGTCACTATGACTTTATTCCGGCAACGGGCATGGCGGCCGAGGCCGAAGCTAGCCGTGAGCTGGTGGCGCTGCAAGAGTCCTGCATCCGCTGTCACAACGATGACTATGAAACCGCCAGCGCGCCCAAGCTGTTGATGCACGGCGCTAAGCGTACCAACATCGAAAATTGCGTGGTGTGCCACACCAGCTACGCCGGCGATCCTGAAACTTTCGCTACCCTCGACTTTGGCGCCATGCTGCACCGCATTCACCAGGGTACTTACAAGATGGTCGGTTATGGCGGCAGTATCCATGACTACAGCAAGGTCACCTTCCCCGGTGGCGAAAGCTGCCAAAGCTGCCACATCCAGGGTGAAGATGCCCCGGCTCAGGCCAGTCACTTCGGTTTCCATCGTCAGGAAGCCTGCGCCTCCTGCCACATGGGCGAGTTCAACGTAGTCGATCAGGCCGCCTGGTTAACGCCGCCAGACGGCCAAAAAGACCGTGGCTTCGTGGGTAACTACTTCCACTACTACGCCACCCCGGAAACTGACGGCATCAAGGGCGCCGATGTGCGCGCCGTATTCGACGCCGGTAACTGCGCAGGTTGTCACGCCGATACCTCCAACCCGCTGGGCTCGGCCATCTTCCACACCTCAGTGGACAATGCCAAAACCAGCATTCGCGACAGCTACGCCTTCAGTCTGGACAATGGTCAGTTTGCCATGCTTGACGGCAAAGGCAGCCTGACGGTAACCCTCAACTGGCCGGGCGAGCAGGCGCCGGATACCGATGCGGCGGTGAAGAGCCTGTGGCTGGTGGCAGCGGCTTTTGATGGCAACTACCAGATTGGCTATGGCAGCTCCAGCTTTGGCAGTCATCCCGGTCGCTTCAGTGTCGATTTGGCCAACTACACTAAATATATCAATGCGACCATCGAAAAGAGCGGCAATGGCAGCCAGATCCAGTACCGGATAAGCGGCCTGAGTCATGCCAACATCAACGCCATTCAGCAGGGTACCCTGTCTGCCAAGCTGTATGTGTGTGCCGATAAGGCCAGCGGCGTTGCCGTTGCCTGTGATGATGAGCAGACCGACATCACCGAGGTTGTGATTGCCCCCAAGCGTGCCAGCTTCTCCTTGAGTGGCGATGCCATTGACGGCCCCGTTGCCGTGGTATCTGCCGACAAGTGTGCCGACTGCCACGATACCCAGGCTGACTTCTCCAAGGCCCACTCCCGCACCCGCGCCACCGGTAGCCCGGATGCAGGCTGCTCAAGCTGCCATACCTCTGAGCCTAACACCGCGGTGCACCTGGATGACGGTAGCTGTGTCAGTTGCCACAACGACAGTCTGACTGCCGGCAACAGTTCGGGACACAGTGCCAGCCGCGCCAAGGCCTTTAGCCGCGGCTTCGACTTCAAGGTAATGGCACACCAGATCCACGCCAACACCCGCTCCGGCCGGTTCGGTAATTACACCACCGACATCAGCTTCCCGGGCAATGTGGCCGACTGCGCCGTCTGTCACGACAAGGGGCAGATTAAGCTCGACAGCCTTGCAATCAAAAAGGCCTTCCTGGCCGCCGACGGTGAATATTCGCCCACGGTTGCCGCCTGTGCTTCCTGCCACGCCCCAACGCTGGCAGGCAACGAAGCCGCCGTGAATCACTTCCTGCAAAATGGCGGTGTATATCAGGGTACTCAGGGCAGCTATACCGGCGGTGAATCCTGCGCAGCCTGTCACAGTGCGCGCAAGACCTTCGGTTTTGACAAGGTTCATCCGGTAAGTTTCTAA
- a CDS encoding OmcA/MtrC family decaheme c-type cytochrome, whose product MSISKRISIKRLCRLPLAGATLLALTACGGSDGEPGKPGDPGGEPAMTIESLHVEFMDVGFTDGIASVKYRVTNQDDEVVVGIPSATFIAAQLVPEGYTGAGNASTWQYFGSENCAATCPGTYTDLKTGIYTYSFAAPFDGMNGQTLIEGATQRLVIKLGGDSLPDGTPLPITNAHKDWQSAGEPAYTRDIVSIDTCNSCHSNLAFHGSRYNQVETCVTCHNATRVSNPANVFAPMVHSKHLAGFPQPLADCETCHKPDAALADNQNWHKIPTMEACGSCHTNINFPAGEGHPAQPTNANCVACHNADWTAEVHSDKAADDALAAFEVQLTSASMAAGTVTVGVKLVNPQSGEVYGAADSLDFVSDLRLYANWGGSMDYTTRSARSIRLQSTAAVSSENGVNSYQITGLTVPAGTEADTGTLAVQGRVCAADGKLVACGDGVDVLVIKSSHRFFDASALTTAGRRTVVTNETCGNCHSDQKLNFHGARNDLEGQCQLCHNHNMQADATAANPAHATADFKQLIHALHRGKFAGFETLNYPGNIGNCAQCHTNNADGVLSVALPLSSAVQPMALSDGSFTSATAAICSNCHESDSARNHMTQQGGVFAGTKADATAGTESCNTCHSQGGVVDVLKVHPIK is encoded by the coding sequence AGCCTGCACGTGGAGTTTATGGATGTCGGCTTCACCGATGGTATCGCCTCGGTTAAATATCGGGTAACCAATCAGGACGATGAGGTGGTGGTGGGCATTCCATCCGCCACCTTTATTGCAGCCCAATTGGTACCTGAAGGCTATACCGGCGCAGGCAATGCCAGCACCTGGCAATACTTCGGCTCTGAAAACTGTGCCGCCACCTGCCCCGGCACCTATACCGACCTGAAAACCGGTATCTACACCTACAGCTTTGCCGCCCCCTTCGATGGCATGAATGGCCAAACTCTGATAGAGGGCGCCACTCAACGTCTGGTGATTAAGCTTGGGGGCGACAGCCTTCCCGATGGTACACCGCTGCCCATCACCAATGCCCACAAGGACTGGCAAAGCGCTGGCGAGCCCGCTTACACCCGTGACATTGTCAGTATCGACACCTGTAACAGCTGTCACAGTAATCTGGCTTTCCATGGCAGCAGATACAATCAGGTAGAAACCTGTGTCACCTGTCATAACGCTACCCGGGTGTCCAATCCGGCCAATGTGTTCGCGCCCATGGTGCACAGCAAACACCTGGCAGGCTTCCCCCAGCCCCTGGCCGATTGTGAGACCTGCCATAAGCCCGATGCGGCGCTCGCCGACAATCAGAATTGGCACAAAATCCCCACCATGGAAGCCTGTGGCAGCTGCCATACCAACATTAACTTCCCCGCAGGTGAAGGCCACCCCGCCCAGCCCACCAATGCCAATTGTGTGGCCTGCCATAATGCGGACTGGACTGCCGAGGTGCATTCCGATAAAGCAGCCGACGATGCACTGGCCGCCTTTGAGGTACAGCTGACATCTGCCAGCATGGCAGCTGGCACTGTCACCGTGGGTGTGAAACTCGTCAATCCGCAAAGTGGTGAAGTCTATGGCGCCGCCGACAGTCTCGATTTCGTGTCGGATTTGCGTCTCTACGCCAACTGGGGCGGCAGCATGGATTACACCACCCGCAGCGCCCGCTCAATACGACTGCAAAGCACTGCGGCTGTGTCCTCTGAAAACGGGGTGAACAGCTATCAAATCACCGGATTGACTGTGCCAGCCGGCACTGAAGCGGACACAGGCACGCTTGCAGTGCAGGGACGCGTTTGCGCTGCCGATGGCAAACTGGTGGCCTGTGGTGATGGCGTTGATGTGCTCGTTATCAAGTCATCACACCGTTTCTTTGATGCTTCAGCACTGACAACAGCAGGAAGACGCACAGTGGTGACCAACGAAACCTGTGGTAATTGCCATAGCGATCAGAAGCTTAACTTCCATGGCGCCCGCAACGATTTGGAAGGCCAATGCCAACTGTGCCACAACCACAATATGCAGGCAGATGCCACAGCGGCTAATCCTGCCCATGCGACAGCGGACTTCAAGCAGCTCATTCATGCGCTGCACAGAGGCAAGTTTGCCGGCTTTGAAACCCTCAATTACCCCGGCAACATAGGTAATTGTGCCCAGTGTCACACCAACAACGCCGACGGTGTACTGAGCGTTGCCCTGCCATTATCCAGTGCGGTGCAACCCATGGCACTCAGCGATGGCAGCTTTACCAGCGCCACTGCCGCCATATGCAGTAACTGCCACGAGTCAGACAGTGCCAGAAACCACATGACCCAGCAGGGTGGCGTCTTTGCCGGTACCAAGGCCGATGCCACCGCCGGTACCGAAAGCTGTAATACCTGTCACAGCCAAGGTGGTGTAGTCGATGTACTTAAAGTGCACCCTATCAAGTAA